A genomic window from Pantoea alhagi includes:
- a CDS encoding phospholipase D-like domain-containing protein → MAEALYPQDNVTPADSRTRLARAVKPRTVQHPQHSGIHSLSDGLDAFAARYQLLSMAEERIDIQYYIWQNDMSGRLLFSALLEAADRGVQVRLLLDDNNTMGLDKTLSELNRHPNIEIRLFNPFSFRTLRALGYLSDFARLNRRMHNKSLTVDDMVTIVGGRNIGDEYFGAGKQPLFSDLDVMAIGPVVEEVAADFERYWQSKAVTAFSAVVDEAPDDSRAEVTLPEAWRDSEQVQRYMQRLQSCGYMSQLDSGELKMTWAPARLLSDDPRKGLGKARRATLLPQRMIEIIGRPQHQFDIISAYFVPTRAGVAQLLALVRSGVKIAILTNSLAANDVSVVHAGYAKWRKKLLRHGVKLYELKPQADSEEKPHDRGLTGNSGSSLHAKTFSVDNQKVFIGSFNFDPRSAVLNTEMGLLIESETLASNIHQRFVEEMRERAWTLRLDKWGRVNWVEYEGEPGEIVHKHEPKTRFYQRLLVRLVWRLPVEWLL, encoded by the coding sequence ATGGCTGAAGCGCTTTACCCGCAGGATAACGTGACGCCTGCAGACAGCCGTACCCGCCTCGCCAGGGCAGTTAAACCCCGTACCGTTCAACATCCACAGCACAGCGGTATCCATTCATTAAGCGACGGACTGGATGCCTTCGCTGCTCGCTATCAGCTGTTGTCGATGGCGGAAGAACGCATCGATATCCAGTACTATATCTGGCAAAACGATATGTCCGGACGGCTGCTGTTCAGCGCGCTGCTGGAGGCCGCTGACCGGGGCGTCCAGGTCCGTTTGCTGCTGGATGACAACAACACCATGGGACTGGACAAAACGCTGAGCGAACTGAATCGTCATCCCAATATCGAGATCCGCTTATTTAATCCGTTCTCGTTTCGCACTCTGCGGGCGCTGGGTTATCTCAGCGATTTTGCCCGCCTGAACCGCCGCATGCACAATAAAAGCCTGACCGTTGATGACATGGTTACCATTGTCGGCGGGCGTAATATTGGCGATGAATACTTTGGCGCAGGCAAACAGCCGCTGTTTTCCGATCTCGATGTTATGGCGATCGGGCCAGTGGTGGAAGAGGTGGCGGCTGACTTTGAACGCTACTGGCAAAGCAAGGCGGTGACCGCTTTTTCCGCGGTGGTGGATGAAGCGCCGGACGATTCCCGCGCGGAAGTGACGCTGCCAGAAGCCTGGCGCGACAGCGAACAGGTGCAGCGCTATATGCAGCGCCTGCAGTCCTGCGGCTATATGTCGCAGCTGGACAGCGGCGAATTAAAGATGACCTGGGCACCGGCGCGTCTGTTGAGCGACGATCCGCGTAAGGGACTGGGCAAAGCGCGGCGCGCCACGCTGCTGCCGCAGAGGATGATCGAAATCATTGGTCGCCCGCAACACCAGTTCGATATCATTTCCGCCTATTTTGTCCCGACGCGCGCGGGCGTCGCGCAGCTGCTGGCGCTGGTGCGCAGCGGCGTTAAAATCGCTATCCTCACTAACTCACTGGCGGCTAACGATGTATCGGTGGTGCATGCCGGCTACGCCAAATGGCGTAAAAAGCTGCTGCGTCATGGCGTTAAGCTGTATGAACTAAAGCCGCAGGCCGATAGCGAAGAGAAGCCGCACGATCGCGGACTTACCGGCAATTCCGGCTCCAGCCTGCATGCCAAAACCTTCAGCGTCGATAACCAGAAGGTGTTTATCGGCTCCTTTAACTTCGATCCGCGTTCGGCAGTGCTGAATACCGAAATGGGGCTGCTGATCGAGAGCGAAACGCTGGCAAGCAATATCCATCAGCGGTTTGTCGAAGAGATGCGTGAGCGCGCCTGGACGTTGCGGCTGGATAAATGGGGACGGGTTAACTGGGTGGAATATGAAGGTGAACCGGGGGAAATCGTGCATAAGCATGAGCCGAAAACCCGCTTTTATCAGCGTCTGCTGGTGCGCCTGGTCTGGCGTCTGCCGGTAGAGTGGTTGCTATAG
- a CDS encoding O-acetyl-ADP-ribose deacetylase, with amino-acid sequence MHSRLRIIQGDITRQQVDVIVNAANSSLLGGGGVDGAIHRAAGPALLAECRQLAASRGGCPTGEAVLTGAGNLPARAVIHTVGPVWRGGGQGEAELLASAYNNSLQLAAEHRFATIAFPAISTGIYGYPKAAAATIALRTISQFLQQHDYPQQVWLVCFDEESYRLYRQHSEQADDGGAAAGE; translated from the coding sequence ATGCATAGCCGACTACGTATTATTCAGGGTGATATTACGCGTCAGCAGGTAGACGTGATTGTTAACGCCGCAAACAGCAGCTTACTGGGCGGCGGCGGCGTTGACGGCGCAATTCATCGCGCGGCGGGACCGGCGTTGTTAGCCGAGTGTCGCCAGCTGGCGGCGAGTCGGGGCGGCTGCCCGACCGGAGAGGCGGTGCTGACCGGAGCCGGCAACTTACCGGCGCGTGCAGTGATTCATACCGTAGGCCCGGTCTGGCGTGGTGGCGGCCAGGGCGAAGCGGAGCTGCTGGCCAGCGCCTATAATAATAGTTTGCAGCTGGCCGCAGAGCATCGCTTCGCCACCATCGCCTTTCCCGCTATCAGCACCGGCATTTATGGCTACCCTAAAGCGGCGGCGGCGACGATCGCCTTGCGAACCATTAGCCAGTTTTTGCAGCAGCACGACTATCCGCAGCAGGTCTGGCTGGTCTGTTTTGACGAGGAAAGCTATCGTCTTTATCGCCAGCATTCAGAACAGGCCGATGACGGCGGAGCTGCAGCCGGTGAATAA